In Aspergillus oryzae RIB40 DNA, chromosome 6, one genomic interval encodes:
- a CDS encoding putative membrane bound C2 domain protein (vp115) (Ca2+-dependent lipid-binding protein CLB1/vesicle protein vp115/Granuphilin A, contains C2 domain) has product MASQELEKEKIELKEEGAIEAAELAPQDPQAAAAAEKVLVDETRKAGLPAYQFDPNATPEEKAAAAAARLPPGLKHDTKPKGMAIITDKDDGTPDQYDLPPPKSATALLNEEKTETAQGENGMTEDLRWARDRTGWAPRFHEEPTEEEKAEGTLLDHQDFLEGRLDDKFFGDWYHNAAIIVFACLSSWIIAILGGGLGWIFILMAACSTYYRTSIRRVRRNFRDDINREMAKQRLETDTESLEWINSFLVKFWPIYAPVLCDTIINSVDQVLSTSTPAMLDSLRLKTFILGSKPPRLEHVKTYPKTEVDTVIMDWKFSFTPNDTMDLTARQLKNKINPKVVLEVRLGKGVVSKGLDVIVEDMACSGLMRVKVKLQVPFPHIERVDVCFLERPEIDYVCKPLGGDTLGFDINFIPGLETFIKEQIHNNLGPMMYSPNVFPVEIAKMLAGNPVDQAIGVVAVTLHGAHQLKNPDAFAGTPDPYASVSLNGRTELGRTKTVHDTDSPRWNETIYVIITSFSDTLTIQPYDWNEFRKDKELGTATFPLDRLEEQPEHESVYLEVMASGRSRGSIHADIRFFPVLEGRTLENGEVEPAPELNTGIARFTVEQAKDLDGTKSLVGQLNPYGVLILNGKEIHITKKLKRTNNPIFQNASKEFLVTDRKNARLGLVIKDDRDLTRDPILGTYQIKFNDMLKMMEKGQDWFHLHGAKTGRAKLTLQWKPVALGGISGSAGYIDPIGVMRFHFKSATDLRNLETMGKSDPYARVLLSGYTKARTVTFRNNLNPEWDEVVYVPIHSTREKLTLEVMDEESVGSDRSLGSLEINAADYVRENENGEYLTDDEKQHISSDLRIGHGRVKGKLNYTVAFYPSMPVVNPDDEVEEDDLTEGANGDEEGGDQPRKSVDSRRKISHTKSPSTDSKAATTNGTNGTAESKTSLDSSRPATIKESETMSVKSMKEVPKTFISLEDIAQYESGFLVFKFHEVHLSRSNVQVEVLMDDYMFPAYTSPKIRSKSAKVEDIGDAFVRELEFSKITLRIVDKEDPKASSDEHTVAKLTGDTLSTLQRILYNPTELTLRSDSGEVSKVTVSARYIPVHMKLDPSESINNMGTLRVDVLDAAELPSADRNGFSDPYCKFRLNDEMIHKTKVQKKTLHPAWNEYFETPIKSRIAADFRVDVYDWDFGDKADYLGGTHIDLRTLDPFQSQEVSLPLDGKSGAIRLKMLFKPTYVMRSRQGSSTFSGTFATPGKIVGAPVKGVGFVGGNVIKGATLGASFLKRGITSRFHKDDSSSINEVAEDQEDASQLEAPSVLVEGNTPPSSAQSNSLQHSRTRSVASHYSDRLGLAGKGDTGTATITVVSATDYPPSANVRVIVKALGPKPKEVLKSKAHKASGGTVHFDSSHETCRVHNTTADAQYQIRVVDHATFGSDDVLGEALFFVDDQGSVAGQEKVVKVGSGAVAIRSSFSGSESTLRPGTAHSNGGDAASDVMDSPDSKKPGRRSFLSKRSVSGA; this is encoded by the exons ATGGCGTCGCAGGAGttagagaaagaaaagatcgaaTTGAAGGAGGAGGGCGCCATTGAGGCAGCCGAATTGGCCCCTCAAGACCCCCAAGCCGCTGCGGCTGCGGAGAAAGTGTTGGTGGATGAAACCAGGAAAGCTGGCCTGCCAGCCTATCAATTTGACCCCAATGCGACCCccgaagaaaaagcggcggcggcagcagca CGACTACCTCCGGGCCTCAAACATGACACGAAACCTAAAGGAATGGCAATCATCACGGACAAG GATGATGGCACTCCCGACCAATACGATCTTCCCCCACCGAAATCCGCAACAGCCCTGttgaatgaagagaagacaGAGACTGCCCAAGGAGAAAACGGTATGACCGAGGACTTGCGATGGGCTCGCGACAGAACTGGGTGGGCTCCTCGGTTTCACGAGGAGCCgacagaggaagaaaaggcagaagGGACCTTGCTGGACCACCAGGACTTCCTCGAAGGGAGATTAGATGACAAGTTTTTCGGCG ACTGGTACCACAATGCTGCTATCATAGTTTTTGCTTGTCTGTCTTCTTGGATCATTGCGATCCTGGGCGGGGGCTTAGGCTGGATTTTCATCTTAATGGCAGCCTGTAGTACGTACTACCGGACATCGATTCGTCGGGTCAGGCGAAACTTCCGAGACGATATCAATCGTGAAATGGCTAAGCAACGTCTGGAAACCGACACCGAAAGTTTGGAATGGATTAACAGCTTCTTGGTCAAATTTTGGCCCATCTACGCGCCTGTTCTGTGTGACACGATCATCAACTCGGTCGATCAGGTCCTTAGCACTTCGACACCGGCCATGCTCGACAGTCTCCGACTGAAAACATTTATTCTCGGTTCCAAGCCTCCTCGATTGGAGCATGTGAAGACTTATCCTAAGACGGAGGTTGACACAGTTATCATGGATTGGAAATTTAGTTTCACCCCTAACGATACTATGGACCTGACAGCCCGTCAATTGAAGAACAAAATAAACCCCAAAGTTGTCTTGGAAGTTAGATTGGGTAAGGGCGTTGTCAGTAAAGGTCTAGATGTGATTGTCGAGGATATGGCTTGCAGTGGTTTGATGAGGGTGAAGGTGAAGCTCCaggttcctttcccccaCATTGAGAGGGTTGAcgtctgcttcttggagcgCCCGGAGATTGACTATGTTTGCAAACCCCTGGGTGGTGACACACTTGGATTCGATATCAACTTCATTCCCGGCCTAGAAACCTTCATCAAGGAACAAATTCACAACAATTTGGGCCCCATGATGTACAGTCCGAATGTCTTCCCTGTCGAGATTGCGAAAATGCTTGCTGGAAATCCAGTGGATCAAGCAATTGGAGTCGTTGCTGTTACGCTGCATGGCGCTCATCAGTTGAAGAATCCTGACGCATTCGCTGGTACTCCTGATCCGTACGCAAGCGTCTCTTTGAACGGCCGCACGGAACTGGGACGCACAAAGACCGTTCACGACACAGACAGCCCAAGATGGAACGAAACGATTTACGTTATCATCACCTCGTTCTCTGACACTCTGACTATTCAGCCATATGATTGGAATGAGTTCCGGAAGGATAAAGAACTCGGTACTGCGACTTTCCCCTTGGACAGACTTGAAGAGCAGCCGGAGCACGAGAGTGTTTATCTGGAAGTGATGGCTAGTGGCCGGTCTCGTGGTTCTATCCATGCGGATATCCGATTTTTCCCTGTTCTTGAAGGAAGAACGCTTGAGAACGGTGAGGTTGAGCCAGCCCCAGAATTGAATACGGGTATTGCTCGCTTTACAGTTGAACAAGCTAAGGACTTGGATGGTACAAAGAGCCTTGTCGGTCAGCTAAACCCCTACGGTGTTCTCATTTTGAACGGAAAGGAAATCCACATCACAAAGAAGTTGAAACGCACGAACAACCCTATCTTTCAAAATGCTTCCAAGGAATTTTTGGTCACCGATAGAAAGAATGCTCGACTTGGCTTGGTGATCAAAGATGATCGTGACCTTACTAGGGACCCGATCTTGGGTACCTACCAGATCAAGTTCAACGATATGCTCAAAATGATGGAGAAAGGCCAGGATTGGTTCCATCTCCATGGGGCTAAGACAGGACGTGCTAAACTCACCCTACAGTGGAAGCCCGTTGCCCTCGGTGGCATCTCGGGCAGTGCTGGCTACATTGATCCAATCGGCGTGATGCGCTTCCACTTCAAGAGCGCAACTGATCTCAGGAACCTGGAAACTATGGGCAAATCTGACCCGTATGCTCGTGTGCTGCTCTCTGGCTACACGAAAGCTCGAACAGTAACGTTCAGGAATAACCTCAACCCCGAGTGGGATGAGGTAGTTTACGTTCCGATCCACAGCACTCGTGAAAAGCTCACTCTGGAagtgatggatgaagaatccgTCGGCTCCGACCGATCCCTCGGATCGCTAGAAATCAACGCCGCGGACTACGTCCGCGAGAATGAGAACGGAGAGTATCTCACTGATGACGAAAAGCAGCATATCTCCAGTGATCTTCGTATTGGTCATGGTCGAGTAAAGGGAAAACTCAACTACACCGTCGCATTCTACCCCAGCATGCCTGTTGTTAACCCGGATgacgaggtcgaggaggatgatcTGACAGAAGGTGCTAATGGTGACGAGGAGGGTGGTGATCAACCCAGGAAGAGCGTGGATTCTCGACGCAAGATCTCGCATACCAAGTCGCCTAGCACGGACTCCAAGGCTGCTACAACAAATGGCACGAATGGTACAGCGGAGTCGAAGACTAGTCTTGACTCATCTAGGCCCGCTACTATCAAGGAGTCTGAAACGATGTCCGTTAAGTCCATGAAGGAAGTGCCGAAAACTTTCATTTCACTGGAGGATATAGCACAATATG AGTCTGGCTTCCTTGTCTTCAAATTTCATGAGGTACACCTTTCTCGCAGCAATGTACAGGTAGAGGTCTTGATGGACGACTATATGTTCCCCGCATACACATCACCTAAGATCCGCTCCAAGTCTGCCAAGGTTGAAGACA TTGGTGATGCCTTCGTGCGTGAGCTCGAGTTCTCGAAAATTACGCTTCGGATTGTGGACAAGGAGGATCCTAAGGCGAGCAGTGACGAGCATACAGTTGCGAAACTTACAGGCGATACGCTTTCGACTCTACAACGCATTTTG TACAACCCAACCGAACTAACACTGCGGTCGGACAGTGGGGAAGTAAGCAAGGTCACTGTTAGTGCTCGGTATATCCCTGTACATATGAAACTTGATCCGTCTGAAAGCATTAACAACATGGGAACCTTACGAGTGGATGTTCTTGATGCTGCTGAGCTCCCATCCGCCGATCGAAATGGTTTCAGCGATCCATACTGCAAGTTCCGTCTCAATGACGAAATGATCCACAAGACCAAGGTACAGAAGAAGACTCTTCACCCGGCCTGGAACGAATACTTCGAAACACCTATCAAATCTCGTATCGCGGCAGACTTCCGGGTGGACGTGTATGATTGGGACTTCGGCGACAAAGCAGATTATCTGGGCGGTACCCACATCGATCTTCGAACACTTGATCCCttccaaagccaagaagtctctcttccacttgaTGGCAAGTCGGGTGCAATCCGTCTGAAGATGCTGTTCAAGCCGACCTACGTGATGCGGTCTCGGCAGGgttcctcgaccttctccggTACCTTTGCTACTCCTGGGAAGATCGTCGGAGCACCTGTTAAGGGTGTCGGATTTGTTGGTGGCAACGTCATCAAAGGTGCTACTTTGGGtgcttctttcttgaagcgCGGTATCACGTCGCGATTCCACAAAGATGATTCTTCGAGCATCAACGAGGTCGCAGAAGACCAAGAGGACGCATCTCAGCTCGAGGCACCATCTGTTCTGGTTGAGGGCAATACTCCGCCTAGCTCAGCGCAAAGTAATAGCCTGCAGCACTCGCGCACTCGGAGTGTGGCTTCGCATTACAGTGATAGGCTTGGCCTCGCTGGTAAAGGAGACACGGGAACTGCTACGATTACTGTGGTGTCCGCCACCGACTACCCTCCGTCGGCTAATGTGCGTGTCATTGTGAAAGCCCTGGGTCCCAAGCCCAAAGAGGTGCTCAAGAGCAAGGCCCATAAAGCCAGTGGTGGTACAGTGCATTTCGATTCGTCGCATGAGACCTGCCGTGTGCACAATACCACAGCGGACGCGCAGTATCAAATCCGAGTTGTTGACCATGCTACATTTGGTTCGGATGATGTTCTCGGAGAAGCACTCTTCTTCGTTGATGACCAAGGCTCCGTGGCCGGACAGGAGAAGGTGGTGAAGGTTGGCAGTGGTGCTGTTGCTATCCGCAGCAGCTTCTCGGGATCCGAATCTACCCTCCGGCCAGGCACTGCTCATTCGAACGGCGGAGATGCGGCGTCCGACGTAATGGACAGCCCAGACTCGAAGAAGCCCGGCCGTCGCAGCTTCCTTAGCAAGAGGAGCGTTAGCGGAGCATAA
- a CDS encoding Zn(II)2Cys6 transcription factor (predicted protein): protein MSEQSAHRQIAPGPSLKSELPPGDSPPGENYRTTPMDPSKKRVSMACLACKKSKRKCSGVPPCDNCRAFNRQCIFDETLDQRRRVAAKRTADELSYHRDMLNDLLRVMRADDQSFGLRLLDIIRRDATAEEMRGFIDEALAQMEGTDSADEVTVRKLEDVRRVINAEGAGPSFRPKVMDIHYLCDEVPFRVPAKPWTTVTEDADLVSHLISLYFTWDFPFHAFLDRDVFLRDMARGDLNSECCSPFLVNALLANACHFSDYSEAYVDPGDIVTKGADFLAEAERLRDEEPAKLSLAFLQGTLLLYERYSISGNNDLGYKMLHQAIWTGESLGLIGPKVFKFSSGQLTDDMDVSIKRTAWGLFHIDTVVHTDFLRPSLIDKVNLDRPDRARMDEMALWVPYPSHRAPRPSLLSQYFDESCNLCEIARDISQQLLRRWHQGLPDTFNPDHKPPPYIILLRMRYHTLTINLFSWRPEDDVSSVDSEAPKTPESPPGLSPPRSKFDALENILSSARAISALTRLYRREYGMSRAHHFALYAINLALFTMLDHANFDILDQDFLSLTSAFISLASRSQLGRNLFHLFRQSVLTKGQGKRASSSSTVNDELKALFTEDISSPSRWDGYAKGLEKLNEDERYHGIPGEGDHTLFDMLDCYESLSLGKDEVAPERYRPEAR from the exons ATGAGCGAACAGTCAGCGCACCGTCAAATTGCCCCGGGACCTTCTTTGAAATCTGAATTGCCCCCGGGTGATAGTCCGCCTGGAGAAAACTACCGGACCACACCGATGGACCCCTCAAAGAAGCGGGTGTCCATGGCCTGTTTGGCTTGTAAGAAGTCCAAGCGGAAA TGCTCCGGGGTACCTCCGTGTGACAATTGTCGAGCCTTCAATCGACAGTGCATCTTCGATGAAACCCTAGATCAACGCCGGCGAGTAGCCGCTAAACGTACCGCAGATGAGCTCAGCTATCACCGAGACATGCTCAATGACCTCTTGAGGGTGATGCGAGCGGATGATCAATCGTTTGGCCTCAGGCTGTTGGACATTATTCGAAGGGATGCCACCGCGGAGGAGATGCGTGGATTTATCGACGAGGCGCTGGCCCAGATGGAGGGTACCGACAGTGCGGACGAGGTCACTGTCCGCAAGTTGGAGGATGTTCGACGGGTTATCAATGCTGAGGGGGCCGGGCCGTCCTTTCGTCCAAAGGTCATGGACATTCATTACTTATGCGATGAGGTGCCCTTCCGAGTTCCCGCCAAGCCATGGACTACAGTTACTGAGGATGCAGATCTTGTATCGCACTTAATATCCCTGTACTTCACCTGGGACTTCCCGTTTCATGCCTTTCTCGATCGTGATGTGTTCCTACGAGACATGGCCAGGGGCGACCTCAACTCGGAGTGTTGTAGTCCATTTCTGGTCAACGCACTTCTTGCAAATGCATGT CATTTTTCGGATTACTCAGAGGCATACGTGGATCCGGGCGATATCGTAACTAAGGGCGCTGATTTTCTCGCCGAGGCCGAACGGCTAAGAGACGAGGAGCCCGCAAAGCTGAGTCTGGCATTCCTACAAGGTACCCTTCTGTTATATGAAAG GTATTCCATATCAGGAAACAATGACCTGGGCTATAAAATGCTCCATCAAGCAATATGGACGGGCGAGTCGCTAGGCTTAATTGGCCCTAAAGTCTTCAAGTTCAGCTCTGGACAGCTCACGGATGATATGGATGTTTCTATCAAGCGGACCGCCTGGGGCTTGTTCCATATAGATAC TGTCGTCCACACCGACTTCTTAAGGCCAAGTCTCATTGACAAAGTCAACTTGGATCGGCCTGACAGAGCTCGAATGGATGAGATGGCTCTGTGGGTTCCGTATCCTTCCCATCGCGCTCCGCGGCCGTCCCTTCTTAGTCAGTACTTTGACGAGTCATGCAACCTGTGTGAGATTGCCCGTGATATCTCACAGCAACT GCTTCGACGATGGCACCAGGGGTTACCGGATACTTTCAACCCAGATCacaaaccaccaccatatATTATATTACTAAG GATGAGGTATCATACTTTGACCATCAATCTATTTTCTTGGAGGCCCGAGGATGATGTGTCAAGTGTTGATTCCGAGGCTCCCAAAACGCCCGAGAGCCCACCCGGGCTTAGCCCACCACGTTCGAAATTCGATGCTCTCGAGAATATCCTATCTTCGGCGCGTGCAATTTCCGCGTTGACACGTCTCTATCGGCGGGAATATGGCATGAGTCGTGCACACCACTTTGCGCTGTATGCCATAAATCTGGCTCTATTCACGATGCTGGATCATGCCAATTTTGACATTTTGGATCAAGACTTCCTATCACTGACGAGCGCCTTCATAAGCTTAGCCAGCCGTTCTCAGCTTGGGAGgaatctcttccatctgTTCCGACAGTCTGTTCTGACCAAAGGCCAGGGGAAGCGAGCATCAAGCTCGAGTACTGTTAATGATGAACTGAAGGCTCTATTCACTGAAGATATCTCATCACCGTCTCGATGGGATGGTTACGCCAAGGGattggagaagctgaatGAGGACGAACGGTACCATGGCATCCCGGGAGAGGGAGATCACACACTCTTCGACATGCTCGATTGTTATGAGAGTCTGAGCTTAGGGAAGGATGAAGTAGCTCCGGAGAGGTACCGACCAGAGGCACGATAG
- a CDS encoding fungal specific transcription factor domain-containing protein (predicted protein), whose translation MGFFGKNSEISWMQRLEDEVEGRSQGLDDSGMALDQATSTQEQRHDVPTTTVSYHLDDLQLPLMDCVDAYALPPKELADQFFTAFMESVHPAFMVIRKSIFSAQYRQFFSQPSNPPRRWLAILNMVFALGCRYQHLLDHAGGGDLDDVLYLNRARKLALSGNMLFEHADLQQIQVEFLVALYLLSMGQVNR comes from the coding sequence ATGGGATTTTTTGGGAAGAACTCTGAGATATCCTGGATGCAGAGattggaggatgaggttgaaggtCGTAGTCAAGGCCTCGATGACTCGGGCATGGCGCTGGATCAAGCTACTTCTACGCAGGAACAGAGGCATGACGTCCCCACTACAACAGTAAGCTATCATCTCGACGACCTTCAACTCCCATTAATGGATTGCGTGGATGCATACGCGCTGCCACCAAAAGAGCTAGCAGACCAGTTCTTTACCGCATTTATGGAGTCTGTGCATCCGGCATTCATGGTCATCCGGAAGAGCATCTTTTCTGCGCAATATCGACAATTCTTTAGCCAACCGTCGAATCCACCGCGGAGATGGCTTGCCATTCTGAATATGGTCTTCGCTTTAGGTTGTCGATATCAACATCTTTTGGATCACGCAGGGGGCGGGGATTTGGATGATGTGCTGTACCTGAACCGCGCTAGGAAGTTGGCCTTGAGCGGAAATATGCTCTTTGAACATGCAGATTTACAACAAATCCAAGTGGAGTTTCTAGTGGCTTTGTACTTGCTGTCAATGGGTCAAGTTAATAGGTAG
- the ugp1 gene encoding UTP glucose-1-phosphate uridylyltransferase (UDP-glucose pyrophosphorylase) → MAAKALPTHLRAPATETSNAGSFGKHHGKSQSHMTCMLTGRFPQAFENASTSVAASQMRNALNALSETVPDPQERKRFEAEMDNFFALFRRFLNDKAKGNEVNWDRIAPPQPSQVVNYESLGSEASVEFLNKLAVVKLNGGLGTSMGCVGPKSVIEVREGMSFLDLSVRQIEHLNRTFNVNVPFVLMNSFNTDQDTQSIIKKYQGHNVDILTFNQSRYPRIIKDSLLPAPKSFDAPLQDWYPPGHGDVFESLYNSGTLDKLLERGVEYIFLSNADNLGAVVDLRILQHMVDTESEYIMELTDKTKADVKGGTIIDYEGKARLLEIAQVPKEHVNEFKSIKKFKYFNTNNIWMSLRAIKRVVEENELEMEIIANEKSIPADKKGDADQAIYQLETAVGAAIRHFKNGHGVNVPRRRFLPVKTCSDLLLVKSDLYRLEHGQLVMDPNRFGGVPVIKLGSDFKKVSDFQKHIPSIPRIVELDHLTITGAVNLGRNVTLKGTVIIVATEGSTIDVPPGSVLENCVVQGSLRILEH, encoded by the exons ATGGCAGCCAAAGCTTTGCCTACCCACCTCAGAGCTCCAGCCACGGAAACCTCAAACGCTGGCTCTTTCGGCAAGCACCACGGAAAGTCTCAGTCTCACATG ACTTGCATGCTAACAGGCCGATTCCCTCAGGCGTTCGAGAATGCATCGACCAGCGTTGCTGCTTCTCAGATGCGTAATGCTCTGAATGCCCTCTCAGAGACCGTCCCTGATCCTCAGGAGCGCAAGCGCTTCGAGGCTGAGATGGACAACTTCTTCGCCCTCTTCCGCAGATTTCTGAACGACAAGGCTAAGGGCAACGAAGTGAACTGGGACCGCATTGCTCCACCCCAGCCTTCCCAGGTCGTTAACTATGAGAGCTTGGGCAGCGAGGCCTCGGTTGAGTTCCTGAACAAGTTGGCTGTTGTTAAGCTGAACGGTGGCTTGGGTACTTCCATGGGTTGCGTTGGCCCCAAGTCAGTCATTGAGGTCCGTGAGGGCATGTCCTTCCTGGATCTGTCCGTTCGCCAGATCGAGCACCTGAACCGCACTTTCAACGTCAACGTTCCCTTCGTCCTGATGAACTCCTTCAACACCGACCAGGACACTCAGTCCATCATCAAGAAATACCAGGGCCACAACGTTGATATCCTTACCTTCAACCAGTCTCGCTACCCCCGTATCATCAAGGACTCTCTTCTCCCCGCTCCTAAGAGCTTTGATGCACCTCTGCAGGACTGGTATCCCCCAGGCCATGGTGATGTCTTTGAGTCCCTGTACAACTCTGGCACTCTTGACAAGCTCTTGGAGCGTGGTGTGGAGTACATCTTCCTGTCCAACGCCGACAACTTGGGTGCTGTGGTCGACCTTCGCATCTTGCAGCACATGGTTGATACCGAGTCTGAGTACATCATGGAATTGACTGATAAGACCAAGGCCGATGTGAAGGGTGGTACTATCATCGACTACGAGGGCAAGGCTCGTCTCTTGGAAATCGCTCAGGTTCCTAAGGAGCACGTCAACGAGTTCAAGTCTATCAAGAAGTTCAAGTACTTCAACACGAACAACATCTGGATGAGCCTCCGCGCTATCAAGCGTGTTGTTGAGGAGAACGAGCTTGAGATGGAGATCATCGCCAACGAGAAGTCGATCCCCGCTGACAAGAAGGGTGACGCCGACCAGGCCATTTATCAGCTTGAGACCGCTGTTGGTGCCGCTATCCGTCACTTCAAGAACGGCCACGGTGTGAACGTCCCTCGTCGCCGCTTCCTGCCCGTGAAGACATGCTCCGATCTCTTGCTGGTCAAGTCGGATCTTTACCGTCTGGAGCACGGTCAGTTGGTCATGGACCCTAACCGCTTCGGTGGTGTTCCTGTGATCAAGCTTGGATCCGATTTCAAGAAGGTTTCGGATTTCCAGAAGCACATCCCCAGCATCCCCCGTATCGTTGAGCTCGACCACCTGACGATCACCGGTGCCGTCAACCTGGGTCGCAATGTTACTCTGAAGGGCACAGTCATCATTGTCGCCACGGAGGGTAGCACCATCGATGTGCCTCCTGGATCGGTACTGGAGAACTGTGTTGTCCAGGGAAGCTTGCGTATCCTGGAGCATTAA
- a CDS encoding fungal specific transcription factor domain-containing protein (predicted protein) yields MALRSALSLGINLRLVDGRTHYTSKEARSRLWWSIYLLEHQLTSVTGRVSCVSENLSSTPLPVPFEEDDFCKPEVLCLFQDASMRESHLKLTLLQTEEEARSSAEWLLTCEPTPSVFFHCLVDLTSITQAVMNKVYSIQALREPSGRIHPRIRKYGKTLETWLSKLPQAFRFTESHSERFHAPAADDPFQRERICLALNFYSAKITLCRPCVTHANLKGSTSSQPAKTTHSDLRNEMAVSCLRSACSLTSILPEEPDIHWLVRVSPWWTILHYLMQANTALLLGLSCWSIPELSKDTKPISPATPPINTQTMLKACKKVIRWLHTMSYTNTAARRAFLFCDSFIRRIAPRLGLDLTGLPDGASLPSHTDSIWMMADGPEEIC; encoded by the coding sequence ATGGCACTTCGATCAGCTTTATCACTTGGAATTAACCTTCGCTTGGTGGATGGTCGAACACACTACACGTCGAAAGAAGCACGAAGCCGCCTGTGGTGGTCTATCTATCTTCTCGAGCATCAGCTTACGTCCGTCACGGGCCGAGTCTCTTGTGTCAGTGAGAACCTGAGCTCCACGCCACTTCCAGTGCCATTTGAGGAGGACGATTTCTGTAAACCGGaggttctttgtcttttccagGATGCATCCATGCGTGAAAGCCACCTAAAACTGACACTACTTCaaacggaagaggaggctcGGTCCAGCGCCGAATGGCTACTGACTTGCGAGCCCACCCCATCTGTGTTTTTTCATTGCCTGGTGGACCTCACGAGCATAACTCAAGCCGTGATGAACAAAGTCTACAGCATCCAAGCTTTACGCGAGCCCAGTGGCAGGATTCACCCCCGCATACGAAAATACGGCAAGACCCTGGAGACGTGGCTGTCCAAACTTCCCCAGGCTTTTCGATTTACAGAGTCACATAGCGAAAGATTTCACGCACCAGCAGCTGATGATCCCTTCCAGCGAGAGCGGATATGCCTTGCCTTAAACTTTTACAGTGCTAAGATTACACTCTGCCGGCCGTGCGTCACTCATGCCAATCTGAAAGGAAGCACCTCGTCCCAGCCAGCAAAGACCACACATTCTGACCTCCGCAACGAGATGGCCGTCAGCTGCCTGCGCTCCGCCTGCTCTCTGACCTCCATCCTCCCCGAAGAACCGGATATCCACTGGTTGGTACGTGTGTCTCCATGGTGGACGATCCTCCATTACTTAATGCAAGCCAACACCGCCCTACTCCTCGGACTATCCTGCTGGTCTATTCCCGAGTTATCCAAGGATACCAAGCCCATAAGTCCAGCAACCCCACCCATCAACACTCAAACCATGCTTAAAGCATGTAAAAAGGTCATCCGCTGGCTCCACACCATGAGCTACACCAATACTGCTGCCCGCCGtgcctttctcttctgcgATAGCTTCATCCGTCGGATCGCGCCGCGTCTGGGCCTCGATCTTACCGGTCTGCCGGATGGGGCGTCCTTGCCTTCCCATACCGACTCTATCTGGATGATGGCGGATGGACCGGAAGAAATCTGTTAA